TGCATGTGATCTTTAATAAACTGCAGATGAGTTTATTCATCGTCAATCTGGACTGGGAACAAACCGCAGATGGGGCAGTGGGGTTCTTCTCAGACGGTAATCGCCTTTTCCCTGCAGTGGACATCGTCCCTGCTCAGAGTTCCTCTGATGGTCGACTCACGAACGTTAACGCAAGCCAACGCAAGAGAGGGGCCTTTAGTTGATTAGAGGTTGCTTCAAACCAGATCGTGGTTTCAACATAAATGTCTAAATCCATTTTCGGTCATCCTCACTCTGCAATGCTTAATCAAAAAAACGTCTTacttttcctttgttttcaattagattttaaaacatttcatatgttggATGCTGGTATGAATAGATACAGCAGATATAATCTGATGCAATTTGGTGAGTATGATATGTCGTGTACTGACCCGCTGGGGGAGCCAATGAAATCTTTCATAGttcattaattttaataaatagaaaaaaaaaaaaaaaacacatttaactttTAATCCGAGAATGTCATTTAACAAAAGGAGCTGGTTGGATTGTAGGCTATGTACACATTCCTTCCtctgaaatattatttatgaAGATGTCTGTTGGGCAGAGTGGCTTTACGttgagaaaaattaaacaagaatTACCTCCCATTATGTTCAACATCATGTAAgatttttctgacttttgacTGGTCTGGTGCTTTTCTTAGTAAAAACCTCAATGCTACAAATGCTCTTCTGTGAAGCAATTCAAACATCTGGCATGTTGAAttaattgtctgtttttagCTCAGCtcactttgtatttatttagtgaTTATTCACATCAGATGTTATCACAATGGCACATTACAAGACAAGCAggtcaaattcaaatttaattgtATGTAACCCAGTTTGATTTTATCAGCTTAGTAAACTATTCATAGTTAGCCAAACACATGTAAAACAGTAACATGGACGCTTTCCACTTTCTGTGCGAAATATTTGTCAACATGAAAAGGGGGAAAATGCAACAAGACCACCAGCTCATTAGAACAATACAACTCATATGCTCGACTGGTTTTTGAGtacaaaagttggaaatttcCTGGAGCTTTTGTAGGAGTTTGTGTGCATATTTGAGCCAGTTTTCCCTTAACAAGAACTGCTCTAAATTCAGCTCATCCTCATGCTGTTAAAGATTTTTACACTTCTCATTGATAAAggtataaatcatttttaagaagaaaaggtaaataaaaacagatgaattGTTGTGCAACGTAAACTCTTTCACacgtttttattatttcctgttaCATTTCCTCTCAAAAATTAACTTCTTCTTtgaatacaaattatttttaatctaaatctaCCAGAGATTATGTGTAATTTTGGTTTCAACTGCTTGTAACAATACTATTCATCAATTAGAATATAGACGATGTCATCGTCTAGTATTTATAACCCAGTCTTTGCCTCTTTTCTCCCCCCAGTTGTCTTTCATCTTATAAGCTATATTTTTTGTGACTCAATTCCCCACACAGGGGTCCACAAGCATTTCACAGTTTTGATaccagcaagaaaaaaaattaatctgaaatgtagatagatagatagatagattttatTACAGACTCAGAGTCCAGATTACATACAAAGGAAagcaaagacaataaaagaataaaaagtacaataaaaaaaaaacaactcctagCCATTCAGAAGGCAATCATACCAATGTCTCCAGAGTACGAAAAGTGTATGTAAAGTAAAAAGTTGTCTTATTAAATCTGTGGCCTCTTTTGAGGCGATATAAGGTTGTTGCTTGTCTTTAATAAAGTTCTGATTCAGCTTAAGCGCGCCAGCTGATAAAATTGTTCCTATCTGGGCTTTTTTGCTTCTTACCTGCATGTTCAGGTGAGAGAGAAGGTCCATTCCTCTTGCGTCTACTATACTTCACACCCATATGCAATAAAATCTGGGTTTTTATCCGTCCGCCAATCTGTGCAATGATATGTGCCTtactgtttcaaataaaaagaattagatcctgtttttgcatttcaatttttattgtaatttctcGTAAAAAGTGGCATTTCTTCAAGATTATCATGTCTAGAGAGTCTCCTGCTTGCATTGTCAACTACATTAGGAGACTAATTCTCTGAGCCCTTGAACCAGAGGGCAAAAAGAAAGAGTTGAACACTCTTTAGTTGAGCATTGTTTCTGTAAGCATAGGTAATGTACAGCACCCCGCCGTGTTGTCTTCTAGGTATGTGACGTGTGTGCTGGTCTGTTTTTAGATCAGATAAGCAAAGCAAAGCCCAGCTATTGAGTGTGTTGTTTTGGACATGATTTAATGACGTGATCCAGCTGATAACTTAATCTGTGAGTATGTTGCACTGTCTGTTGCGCTCTCATTTATAAATACTGTATCATTCCTTTGAAGACAGCCGATGGTTTATACGACATCCGCCAGGAATCCCAAACACATGACTTCTGTCATCATATATCCAGCTATTGTTTAATGTGGAGCTCAACCAGATGGAGACGCAGAATGTGATCCATTTTAAGCCGCTCGAGAGGCTTTCTGCTGGATGCCTTCTGGTCTTTGAAAACGGTTTTCTGAGATGGACACGGGGTTTCAAGATTGGTCCTGACCAGGTCCTATGTAATGCAAACTTCCGTTCAgctaataataaagaaattagcCGAGAGGCGGCACCTTTCAGATTAGCTCAggagagtttcagaaaaagatgaaaagcgTAAGAGGCAGgaagttcaaagaacaaaaaggaaGGACGTTGATGTTTCTAAAAGGCCACAAGACTTCTTCTGGTTTAGTCtttactttttaacatttatcaCTGGAAGAAAAACGAACACTCGTATGTCTTCCTGACTCATCTCATTCCTTTGTCTCAGATCTGCTGGTCCCCGCTCTCTGTTTGGTTCAACACCAGCGATTCATTCAAAGCCCACACAAAAACCGACCCTCAGACTGACAAGATGAGCAGCAAttgtcaaatgtgtttttttttccaaaaatggaGAAGTTTTCAAAAGTGCTGCTGTCTGGTCTTCTGCCAtcacttcagtgtgttttgacCCTAAATCCACTCTCCGAGATGAGATCACCGTTTCTCAGGAAACATACATCATACGGGAGACAGACGGGGTGCACGTGTACACATGCCGACTGTTTTATAGTCGCAAAATCCCTACATCGGCGCTCGTGTGTGTGATGTCAGGCCTATTGCATTTATTGTCCTGGCTGATGTTACTGTGATCTCTGTAATTTCATTCATTCTGCACTCATCTCACTTTCCACAGGATTTAAAGTTGCACAGTCCAGAGTGGACTAATGGTTATTATATTAAAATAGCAAgtgttttcattacatttcAATCTACATGTcaaagtataaaatattttttattagagATAAGAGTTATTTTATTCAGCTTCAAATAGAGTTCAAGGTTTTTTTATGGGGTTCTGTTGGAAGACTGACTAGACATTATATCACCTTACATGTGACGGAACAAGACAGTTTGGGTCTTGGATGGTATTGAGGATGCATGTGTGGTTTATTATTATGGTAGCAACCTATTTGAGTCGttggtggaaaataaaaatagttttacaccttggacattttcagattttgtcatattacaaccacaaaccagagtgtattttttatataaatattatgtgataaaccaacaaaaagcagtgcataatttagaagttaaattaaaaggtacattttttttttgtcaaagaaaatcTATAATATGTGTTGTCCATTCAGCACTCAGCTCTCTTTTTATGATTTCTGAGTAAAGCCACCTCACACTTCAGTCTAGAGACtgacatttttactaattttaccTTACAGAATTACTCAAGCTGAGTCAGACCGGGTTGTGTTAATCTCAGGTTAATGTATGTGATGTGTTGTTTAGGATTATTGTTctgttggaaggtgaacctccaccacTGTCAATTTTCAgcttcaaacatgtttttaatctaGGAGTGCTCTGCACTTTAGCTCTATCCATTCTTTCTGCATTGGCCAGAAagtttggtttcatctgaccagaggTCCTTCTTCTGCCTCCACTTTCCTAACGTGGTTTTATAATACTACAAATTAGATCtatttcttttaacaatggctttcttcttgcctctTTTCTAACAAGCTAATATTTGTGGAGTGCAGCTAATAGTATGCAGACTCTCCCAGCTGATAACGCTACAGATTCTCCATAGTGACAACAATCCtcttcttggctgcttctctgattaatgttctCCTTCCCAGCCTGCCAGTTTAGGTGGACTATCATGTCTTGCTTAGGTTTGGAGTTGTGTCAtaatctttccattttcagatgatggattgagcagagctctgtgagatgttcaaagcttggagttttgttttatgactGAACTCTGCTTTAAATTTCTCGTCAACCTCACCTGTTTCGCACTTGGTTGCTATTTGTTCTTTaataacaaacctctgaggccttcacaaaCCATTGGTGGTACTGTATTGTATTTAGGGGTATCACAGTAGGATGCAtgcttttggatttttgtttataGTGAAAATACATGTATAATTTTTCTCCCACTTTAAAgtgcactactttatgttggtctgtgACATAAATTCCAACAAAGTGCAATAAGGTTGTGGCTTTAATGTGAAGCACAAATTTTATGAGTACCTTTGCAAGGAACTGTACGTATTTTTTACTACCATGTAGTGTTTAATTTCCTGGTAATCTGGTCATCcctttttacaaaattatgatAATTAGTGTTTCATAGTTTTTCAATTAAACTCTCTATTTTGGACATTGAAGTCTAACATCAGTGTTTTGTGTCTGACAGCTATCTTTGATGGTGAAGATGATCCCCAGCCCTGACTGGTTTGTTCGGTGTGGACAGTCTCAATCTTTGTGAGGGTAACCggtggaaacaggaagtgaccgtcGACCTCCAGCCTTATGATGCAGGAACGGACAGTGGATTCACGTTTTCTTCTCCCAACTTTCCCACCAGCCCCCCTGAAAACATTACAAAGGTATGAAGAAACCATCATCTGTTTATGTCCTTCACTAAGCTGTTGGTGCCTCAAATTCTGGTGTCTCTGTCTTGTTTTTGGAGTACGTAAGCAGAGTGGGAACAGGGCATCATTCTTAGCTGTCTGTGGCTGAATGATTGCTTGGCAGCCCTCACGTCTGACCTGaagtgatttaaataaaaaggggCCCCTTATATAACAGACTATCCATCCTTTTGCAGCATGTGCTTTAAAGCTGGCTAATGTGCACTGGGGGTTCTACTGAGAATCTGTTGCTTTTTCTGATGAACTGCTTGCTGACTGCTTTTCAGATCACGTCACAAATGCCGAACCATCCAGCCAATTCCTTCTACTACCCTCGACTAAAGGAGCTTCCACCTATTGCCAGCATAAAGATTACCCGACAGCGTCGAACACCAGACCGCCAAACTTCTATTTCTAATCACATTCTGCCAAACTCCATCAATCCTCAGCGTTTCTCAGGTAATAACACAAAGCTTTTcctcacaaaaatatttatactcCTGAAAGTATTTAGACTTTTTCCTACCAGCTACTGGTAGGAAAGAAGCTGGAGCTGCTGTTTGAGGTTGAACCACAATAGTGTGGAACACAACTCTGGGTAGAGGGGCTTCCCAGGGTGTGGGGATTACCCACAAGCTCTCAGCTGATTGCCTCAGTTTTAGAGTTTACTAGCATGAGGGGTCACCTCTTTATAGCATTAAGTTGCAAGAGGGAAGGTTATGACCTTTTGCACTGAACAGCAATTCAGATTACCCAGCCTTCTTGGAGTCCAAAGAATGTTTTGCAATTTGACTGAGCATGAGTTGATCATAAGTGTGCTTGATACCAGGTCATCTTGGGCTAAAGGTCGATGATCAGTGTTGTAATCTTATCATTTGACCTGCTGCGGCTCAAGAGAGGGCTAGAGATATCAACTCATTGCCACCTGGTAGCGAGCTGAATCCACTGGCAGCGATTTGTTAGACAGATCTGGTAAAACCAAACATATATTGAGAATGAGCGGTGAACATCTGGTGGAGGAACCTGTTCAACTGATGCCTGCTGGAGAATCTCTCTCATCCCCCAAGGGAAGTTGGGGACATAAAATCAGAATGGGGCAGGACCTTCACTGCAGACATGGCTTTCGAGAGCTATGGCCTAAAATATATTGCCATTTGTTGTGTTGGTAACCAGAGGATCTGCTGATGGACCCCAGAGGTGATGGAACTTGCTGGGTTGAAGAAGGCCTTGAAGGCTTGGTTGTCTCTAAATACTGTCAAATAGCACAGgtatagaaaaaacaagacagactGCAGCATCTGTGTTTTGTCTGGTTTTGAATTAGGGAACTGCAGACCCAGACTGATGTTATTGTAGACAGGTGGAAAGAGCACTTTGAGAATCTCCTCAATCCTGTCTCTTTACTGTGAGGGAGTCAGAAACTGAAGACTCGGAAGAAGGCATTCCATCACAGTAGCAGAGACTGAGATAGTTAAATAGCTCTCCATTGGCAGGATGTCAACCTACAAGGATGAGATTTTGCATAGGTCTATCATTGTTAATAGACCTCTTCAGTGCTGCATATTGAAAAGGCACAGGGGCAATGCCAGAGTAGCATGATAGTTTAGTGGTCACACTTTTTAAGACAGGGAACAAAGAGTGAATTCCAATCCTTGACAGATCACACTTCTCACCCTCCCTGGGTAAGACTAGACCATAGGTTTACTCTTCCAGAACAATATAATCCATCTGCTTGTCTGTCTGCATGTATATGACTGCTGCAGAACAGGCATTTCTTTGGGCAgtgtttcttcattttcttcttctctctttaaACCCAGCAACACCTTTGGATTGCGAAGTCTCCCTCTGGTCATCTTGGGGTCTGTGTCTTGGTCCCTGCTCCAGAGGTGGAGTTCGTCACCGCACACGTTACATACTTCTGCGGCCAGCAAACGCTGGCAGCCCCTGCCCTGAGCTGGAGGAACAGGATGAATGTGTGCCACACAACTGCATAAAGAAACGCCAGTAATTGTGAAAGCAGGGAGCATAAAAACAACCAGTGATGAACATTGGACTCTCATGCTATCAGTGCtggactgaaaaaaaacattttatcatgttgaGAATTTATCAGATTTTTGAAGTGAAGCAATAAGAACTCAATGTGTATTGCCACAAAAAGAGACGTCTGCAAATCAGCAGAactaagaaaaaacagaaatctcttGGAAAAACTGGCTGGTGGATGAAGATCAAAGagctaaaatgttatttagtctgactttatttttacaactgTTGTACAACCTGTGTTTGCCCAAAGGTTGagctgttttgtaaaatgtaaataaaagtgaaatgcaACCATTTGTAAATTATCTCCaaaattagatgttttattCAATATAACAGAAATATGAATTAATTTGGGTTGAAACAAAGAATTTGTGtaccatttttcattttttcaaataaatgcgCATTTTGTTGTAGCGTTCATGCCAATACTATGTTAAAAAAGTTGGGACAAACATGGGGGAAGATTTTCCAGTGAactaaaatccaattaaaacaCGTGAACAAAAATACCTAAAAGTATATCTATCTCTAGAGCCAAATCCAGTCATCCtacagaaaaagctttttttcagCTGCTTGTATCTGGGATCTTGTTCAATCAATAATGACCCATATTGCAGCATCCTAGGTGAGGGGTTGGAACATAGACTGGATGGTAAATTGAAAAGTGTTGCTTGTCTCAGCTTTCTTCACTACACCAGACCAGAACAGCACACACATTACTGCAAACAAAGCATTTATCTGATTATCCTTTCTCTAGTCTACTACCATCAGAGACCAAGATACTTAAAGTCCTTTGCTTGAGGCAGGACAATCTGTATCTGACTGACAGCAgataaatctctttttttttcttgacattaaCGAGATCCAGAAAGGATGTTTTTGACATGATGCTTGTTTCTCATTATTAAGTTTAAGGATCTGTGATGGTTTGATGCTTATAGCAGAAGTAACTCAACATCCACGAAGGAAACACTGATGTTTAACAAGTAGTACATGTTTAAGAAAAACTCACACTAGTCCTCATGTTATTTTATGAGATTTATGTGACTTGCCTGAACATTTCTCatattaacaacaaataaacataagAGGAGCCAAGCAGTGGAAATCATatggacaaataaaacaatgcacctttaaatcaatgtttataaaatgtttctttactCACTTATGCTCTGTGAGAATTAAGACACATGTCTGTCTGCTTACTTAAAAATGGCTTCTTGTATCCAATTCAAAATGATGGAATGTAAAAGTATTATTGCTGCACAGATATAGTTCACATCAACTACATTCTTACATGAGTACTGCTCTTACATGTGCACAGAAAGATCCACACTAAGATCCTATGACCTACTGCATACCTTCACTGGACTATAGCAGCATTGGATTACATGAATAACCTACACATGTTTGGGTTGTAAATCTCTTTTAAAGTAACTGTAATCCCATATTTATAAATATCTCCTGCCATAAGAATTAACCAACAGGCTGAATTGATATGTGAAGCTTCTTCAAAGACTAATGTGCAGATATTTAAAAGAATGTCAGATTGGCACACAGTCAtgtaaagaaatttgacattaaataatCATGAGAAAAGTTCACAGATTGATGTATATTCTAGTTATCTACTGAAAGACAGTGATTTAACTGCACTTAAAGGATGGAGAGTTACCTCATTTTACTCACTaagcaaaaaacatgaaaagaaatatatatctttttattatttcctttatttaaccaggtaaacaacattgagatctagatctcattttcaagagggacctgggcagaagtctgcaatacacagcaacctggttacaaaataaaactaattaatacatattcacaagtgtaaaacaatagaaaacaatttaaaagcagtgaCACTATTTATTAGAATCTCGTTGCCTGCTTTTAAGAACCGCTCGAAATAAATCCAGTGAAATCAGTTCTGACATCTAGAGTTCAGACTGGAGCTGATTCCAGGCCGTAGGAGCCATCACACTGAATGCTTGCTTCCCCTTTTTAGTT
This Xiphophorus hellerii strain 12219 chromosome 23, Xiphophorus_hellerii-4.1, whole genome shotgun sequence DNA region includes the following protein-coding sequences:
- the spon2a gene encoding LOW QUALITY PROTEIN: spondin-2a (The sequence of the model RefSeq protein was modified relative to this genomic sequence to represent the inferred CDS: deleted 1 base in 1 codon), translating into MMSSEHPACGWLHKLLVLLVKLHFAFAEPLQPLNGTGCTAKGPASYILVFTGHWSPQAFPKQYPLFRPPAQWSKLIVASHNHHFRLWEEGSSASPGVQSFAEVGVTVELMKAAKEARKKRTVGVMYRTAGIPNGIGHSSTEMLMVPRNPLLSLMVKMIPSPDWFVGVDSLNLCEGNRWKQEVTVDLQPYDAGTDSGFTFSSPNFPTSPPENITKITSQMPNHPANSFYYPRLKELPPIASIKITRQRRTPDRQTSISNHILPNSINPQRFSATPLDCEVSLWSSWGLCLGPCSRGGVRHRTRYILLRPANAGSPCPELEEQDECVPHNCIKKRQ